The Apium graveolens cultivar Ventura chromosome 11, ASM990537v1, whole genome shotgun sequence genome has a window encoding:
- the LOC141695978 gene encoding uncharacterized protein LOC141695978: MNHKQHIDIALSQQSDKVENDYRVQLIAAIDCIRFLLLQGLAFLGHDESKEPKTKENFPQLLNSLTCHNVIIDSVFKSTADNNKLTTPSIQKDITNACSILILRAIVSELEEESFAMLVDDARDMSRKE, from the coding sequence ATGAACCATAAGCAACACATTGACATTGCTCTTTCGCAACAATCTGACAAAGTCGAGAATGATTATCGTGTTCAATTAATTGCTGCAATTGATTGTATAAGGTTTCTTTTACTTCAAGGGTTAGCTTTCTTGGGGCATGACGAGTCAAAGGAACCAAAGACCAAAGAAAATTTTCCACAACTTCTGAATTCTCTCACTTGTCATAATGTTATCATAGATTCAGTTTTCAAAAGTACTGCTGATAATAATAAACTCACGACACCATCAATTCAGAAAGACATCACAAATGCTTGTAGCATTTTGATATTGAGAGCTATTGtttcagaacttgaggaagaatCTTTTGCTATGTTAGTTGACGATGCCCGTGATATGTCCCGTAAAGAATAA